A genome region from Nocardia sp. NBC_01730 includes the following:
- the ltrA gene encoding group II intron reverse transcriptase/maturase encodes MDTVTVNGPEDVAAVVNWDVIDWRLHEENVARLRRRIFKATRKQDWARVRSLQKLMLRSRSNTLVSVRQVTQRNAGRRTAGVDGEVALSSEARTDVAVRVHRSRSSWEPVPVRRVYIPKDNGKQRGLGIPALMDRCHQARVRNALEPEWEARFEPRSYGFRPGRSCADAIESLFATLKGPLAKRVWILDADLSAAFDKIDHSRLLDALGSFPARGMIREWLTAGVIENGRFSPTWEGSPQGGVISPLLLNVALHGLEEAAGVRYVRSGVKAGETRVDSPVLVRYADDLSVCCHSRQQAEQVKARLAEWLAPRGLAFNEGKTRIVSLEEGFNFLGFNIRRYRRGSSPGKLLIKPSPDAVKRVRRRLADEMRRLRGSNAMAVIARLNPIIRGWAAYYRGAVSSEIFNSLDAYVWKLTYRWARRSHPKKSKGWVTNRYFGRFHRFRDDRWVFGDPDHRVGDHGENIAHIVKFAWTDIVRHRLIAGGASPDDPDLRDYWIRRRRKVKPALDSYNTGLLTKQDGRCPLCRDHLLTPDQPQSPQEWERWWLGVVKRAIAADLLTHYGRDNPSDGNPTRLMHASCHRSLRARRRTGNP; translated from the coding sequence TTGGACACCGTCACGGTGAACGGACCCGAGGACGTTGCCGCAGTTGTGAACTGGGACGTCATTGACTGGCGTCTGCACGAGGAGAACGTAGCGAGGTTGCGGCGCAGGATCTTCAAGGCGACGCGGAAGCAGGACTGGGCCAGGGTCCGGTCGCTGCAAAAGTTGATGTTGCGGTCACGGTCGAACACGTTGGTAAGTGTGCGGCAGGTGACTCAGCGCAACGCTGGGCGTCGAACGGCCGGTGTCGATGGGGAGGTTGCTCTGTCGAGCGAGGCCCGCACGGATGTGGCGGTGCGGGTGCATCGTTCGCGTTCGTCGTGGGAGCCGGTGCCGGTTCGGCGCGTGTATATTCCGAAGGACAATGGAAAACAGCGCGGACTCGGTATTCCCGCGCTGATGGATCGGTGTCATCAGGCACGGGTCCGCAACGCGCTGGAACCCGAATGGGAAGCCCGGTTCGAGCCCCGCTCGTATGGGTTTCGTCCCGGGCGCAGCTGCGCCGACGCGATCGAGTCCTTGTTCGCCACGCTCAAAGGGCCACTGGCCAAAAGAGTCTGGATTCTGGACGCTGATCTGTCGGCCGCGTTCGACAAAATTGATCATTCCCGGCTACTCGACGCGCTCGGCTCGTTTCCCGCAAGGGGCATGATCCGAGAATGGCTGACTGCCGGGGTGATCGAGAACGGGCGATTCTCTCCCACTTGGGAGGGCAGCCCGCAAGGGGGTGTGATCAGCCCTTTGCTATTGAACGTGGCACTACATGGTCTGGAGGAGGCCGCAGGGGTCCGCTATGTCCGCTCTGGCGTCAAAGCCGGGGAAACACGGGTGGACTCACCGGTTCTGGTGAGATATGCCGATGACCTGTCAGTATGCTGTCATTCTCGGCAGCAGGCCGAACAGGTCAAGGCACGACTGGCTGAGTGGTTGGCTCCGAGGGGACTAGCGTTCAACGAGGGTAAGACACGCATCGTGTCCCTCGAAGAGGGCTTCAATTTCCTCGGATTCAATATTCGTCGTTACCGGCGTGGATCGTCACCCGGCAAATTGCTGATCAAACCCAGTCCGGACGCGGTCAAGCGTGTCCGTCGCAGGCTCGCGGACGAAATGCGCCGGTTGCGCGGATCGAATGCGATGGCGGTCATCGCCCGGCTCAACCCGATCATCCGGGGCTGGGCCGCCTATTACCGAGGCGCGGTATCCAGCGAGATATTCAACTCGCTGGACGCATACGTATGGAAGCTCACCTACCGGTGGGCTCGCCGCAGCCACCCCAAGAAATCGAAGGGGTGGGTGACGAACCGCTACTTCGGTCGGTTCCACAGGTTCAGGGACGACCGATGGGTGTTCGGTGATCCGGACCATCGGGTCGGCGACCACGGCGAGAACATCGCCCATATCGTCAAGTTCGCCTGGACCGACATCGTCCGGCATCGGCTGATCGCGGGCGGGGCGTCACCGGACGACCCCGACCTGCGCGATTACTGGATCAGACGGCGCCGCAAGGTCAAACCGGCATTGGACAGCTACAACACCGGCCTGCTCACCAAGCAGGACGGACGCTGCCCGCTCTGCCGAGACCACCTACTGACCCCCGACCAACCCCAGTCCCCACAGGAGTGGGAACGCTGGTGGCTCGGTGTGGTCAAACGGGCGATCGCCGCCGACCTTCTCACCCATTACGGGCGGGACAACCCGTCGGACGGGAACCCGACACGCCTTATGCACGCCTCCTGCCACCGCAGTCTTCGGGCTCGCAGGAGAACCGGCAACCCGTGA
- a CDS encoding DUF6603 domain-containing protein, with product MSQESVGLRMPAAGMSAGVSAMLGLEIAGTPQPLLVLELSRGSGAVGGEIATAANGSEVVLASADGGVSRELNLVAGPVRVSKVAVGFVKGQIRVAFDAVMTVEPVQLALIGLGVAVTPRFEFTPLLQGAGVSMDKPPVRLTGVLERRSDDRYAEVINGLLTIETGFFALLAAGSYVRGHDGWTSMFLFGEIAGNPQVGLFGPPAFRVNAISLGFGINSTVRQPRIDEVSEFPLVQRLSGGTETTPEQVLERLAGSGGWITPRKGQYWGAGGLEFSSFRFLDAKVLLLVEGGQDWKVMLLGRAVVDLPRSKAAKKPIARVAVDLAIAYRADENLFSMDVVVAPGSYVLDPDAQLTGGLSLYIWGKDRTAVGGGRGFVFTLGGYHRKFKKPSYYPVVPRVGWVWQLGPIAIRGQVYAAVTDGAFMAGGALDARYDAHHGIRVEAWFSAWLDVLVQWKPFYFDLSMGMSIGVAATVKVWFIRVRVSLSVGVDLELWGPPIGGRAKVKVWFISFTIGIGASRDGPAAIGWDEFRVQLPSPLSITPLHGILADAAPAEIAVRNGNGEPTLVSSDGFTIATAAVIPATEITLNGKRFAGTGEATANIRPMDKQGVRSVHKVSVWLGDVTEPGTRSVFDPEDEENGWTVTVVEEDMPKSLWGDKLNEPTDVLDGDGLLTGSLAGLRFEVPPPTLGDTLGPVSSTAFIIEPQQPALLPPRGAAPEGPVPVADPRSIAAIIDPQSGIDSSAARAGRAAVYGALDALGFAPGADGPLTMFTDQAATYFTDAPLTAAAP from the coding sequence ATGTCACAGGAGAGCGTCGGGTTGAGGATGCCGGCGGCGGGGATGAGTGCGGGGGTGTCGGCGATGCTCGGGCTCGAGATCGCCGGTACTCCGCAGCCGCTGCTGGTACTGGAGTTGAGTCGAGGTTCCGGTGCTGTTGGCGGTGAGATCGCTACCGCTGCAAATGGATCCGAGGTGGTGCTGGCTTCCGCTGACGGTGGGGTATCACGGGAACTGAACCTGGTGGCGGGACCGGTGCGGGTGTCGAAGGTCGCCGTCGGTTTCGTGAAAGGGCAGATCCGGGTCGCCTTCGACGCGGTGATGACGGTTGAACCGGTGCAGCTGGCGCTGATCGGGCTCGGTGTCGCGGTGACTCCACGGTTCGAGTTCACGCCACTACTGCAGGGTGCGGGCGTATCGATGGACAAGCCGCCGGTGCGGTTGACCGGTGTGCTGGAACGGCGTTCGGACGATCGGTACGCCGAGGTCATCAATGGCCTGCTGACGATCGAGACCGGGTTCTTCGCGCTGCTCGCTGCGGGCAGCTATGTGCGCGGCCACGACGGCTGGACGTCGATGTTCCTGTTCGGTGAGATCGCGGGCAACCCTCAGGTGGGCTTGTTCGGGCCGCCCGCGTTCCGGGTCAACGCGATATCGCTCGGTTTCGGCATCAACTCCACAGTTCGCCAACCACGCATCGATGAAGTGTCGGAATTTCCTCTTGTACAACGTCTTTCGGGCGGCACGGAGACGACACCGGAACAGGTGCTGGAACGGCTGGCTGGGTCGGGTGGGTGGATCACGCCGAGGAAGGGCCAGTACTGGGGTGCGGGGGGCTTGGAGTTCTCCTCGTTCAGATTCCTTGATGCGAAGGTGCTGCTGCTGGTCGAGGGTGGACAGGACTGGAAGGTGATGCTGCTGGGTCGCGCGGTTGTCGACCTGCCGCGCAGCAAGGCGGCGAAGAAGCCGATCGCGCGGGTCGCGGTGGATCTCGCCATCGCCTACCGTGCGGATGAGAATTTGTTCTCGATGGATGTGGTCGTCGCGCCCGGCTCCTATGTTCTCGATCCCGACGCGCAACTGACCGGTGGTCTGTCGCTGTACATCTGGGGCAAGGACCGCACGGCGGTCGGCGGTGGTCGCGGGTTCGTGTTCACTCTCGGCGGCTATCATCGCAAGTTCAAGAAGCCGTCGTACTACCCAGTAGTGCCGCGGGTGGGATGGGTGTGGCAGCTGGGTCCGATCGCGATCCGCGGACAGGTATATGCGGCGGTCACCGACGGAGCCTTCATGGCCGGTGGTGCCCTGGATGCCCGCTACGACGCCCATCACGGCATACGGGTGGAGGCCTGGTTCTCGGCCTGGCTCGACGTGCTGGTGCAGTGGAAACCGTTCTATTTCGACCTGTCCATGGGTATGAGCATCGGTGTGGCCGCCACGGTGAAGGTGTGGTTCATCAGAGTCCGGGTATCGCTGTCGGTCGGGGTGGATCTGGAGCTGTGGGGCCCGCCGATCGGCGGGCGAGCCAAGGTCAAGGTGTGGTTCATCTCCTTCACCATCGGAATCGGCGCGAGCCGCGACGGGCCCGCTGCGATCGGCTGGGACGAATTCCGGGTACAACTACCGTCCCCGCTGAGCATCACCCCGCTGCACGGCATCCTCGCCGATGCCGCTCCCGCCGAGATCGCAGTGCGCAACGGCAACGGCGAACCGACGCTGGTGTCCTCCGACGGATTCACGATTGCGACCGCTGCCGTTATACCCGCCACCGAAATCACCCTGAACGGGAAACGCTTTGCCGGGACCGGCGAAGCGACCGCGAATATCCGCCCCATGGACAAGCAGGGCGTCCGGTCGGTCCACAAGGTCAGCGTGTGGCTCGGTGATGTCACCGAACCCGGTACGCGGTCGGTGTTCGATCCGGAGGATGAAGAGAACGGCTGGACGGTGACCGTCGTCGAGGAGGACATGCCGAAGTCGCTGTGGGGCGACAAGCTGAACGAACCTACCGATGTCCTCGACGGTGACGGGCTGTTGACCGGTTCGCTGGCTGGGCTCCGATTCGAGGTTCCGCCACCGACGTTGGGCGACACCCTCGGCCCGGTCTCCTCGACCGCGTTCATCATCGAACCCCAGCAGCCCGCGCTACTGCCGCCCCGGGGTGCCGCGCCCGAAGGGCCGGTGCCGGTGGCGGATCCGCGATCCATCGCCGCGATCATCGACCCCCAGAGCGGTATCGACTCGAGTGCAGCGCGCGCGGGGCGTGCTGCGGTGTACGGGGCGCTGGATGCCCTCGGATTCGCACCGGGCGCCGACGGGCCGCTCACTATGTTCACCGACCAGGCGGCCACCTACTTCACCGACGCGCCGCTCACCGCTGCCGCACCGTAA
- a CDS encoding IS1380 family transposase, whose protein sequence is MRGDRRRNAAVLPDSAAGLVPVMELAEQTGLSALIGECVTVDSARVASGAVNPAGKLTALVGAMLCGGDHIDHADLLRAGGTATVFDEVYAPSTLGIFLREFSFGHAQQVAALARRHLIALAARTPLLPGAGDRVYVDIDSVLRPVYGHAKQGASFGHSKIAGKVVLRRGLSPLLTTLSTDTAAPVIAEMRLRSGRAGSGRGAASQVASAIGTARDIGAGKILLRGDSAFGSKKIMRTALAHDAEFSLAITRNKAVDRAIAAIPDDAWTGVEYPGAVCDPDTGEWISDAEVAEITHTIGTGRSGITVRLIVRRVRDANYRDGLFPVWRYHPFATNSELSTTEADLVHRRHAIIETVISDLIDGPLAHLPSGHFPANTVWAICAQIAHNLLRAAGTLTGSPRHTVARGATLRRDLVCVPARFARPARRPVLHLPDHWPWEQSWKTLWHSIFDTNSHTAAATT, encoded by the coding sequence CTGAGGGGGGACCGCCGCCGCAATGCGGCGGTCCTACCCGACTCGGCAGCTGGGTTGGTGCCGGTCATGGAATTGGCTGAGCAGACAGGGCTTTCGGCATTGATCGGCGAGTGCGTGACGGTGGACTCGGCGCGGGTGGCCTCCGGGGCGGTGAACCCTGCCGGGAAGCTCACGGCGCTGGTCGGCGCGATGTTGTGCGGTGGCGACCACATCGATCATGCCGACCTGCTGCGTGCCGGTGGCACCGCGACGGTGTTCGACGAAGTGTATGCGCCCTCGACGTTGGGGATCTTCCTGCGCGAGTTCAGTTTCGGGCACGCTCAGCAGGTGGCCGCCCTCGCCCGCCGACACCTGATCGCACTGGCCGCCCGCACCCCGCTGCTGCCCGGTGCTGGTGACCGGGTGTATGTGGACATCGATTCGGTGCTGCGCCCGGTGTACGGGCATGCCAAGCAGGGCGCGTCGTTCGGGCATTCCAAGATCGCCGGGAAGGTCGTGTTGCGCCGGGGTCTGTCCCCGCTGCTGACCACCTTGTCCACCGACACGGCCGCGCCGGTGATCGCCGAGATGCGGCTGCGTTCGGGCCGGGCCGGTTCGGGCCGGGGCGCGGCCTCCCAGGTGGCCTCGGCGATCGGCACCGCCCGTGATATCGGTGCCGGCAAGATCTTGCTGCGCGGCGATTCGGCGTTCGGCAGTAAGAAGATCATGCGCACCGCGCTGGCCCACGATGCGGAATTCTCTCTCGCGATCACCCGCAACAAGGCTGTGGACCGGGCCATCGCAGCCATTCCCGACGACGCTTGGACCGGGGTGGAATACCCGGGTGCGGTGTGTGATCCCGATACCGGGGAGTGGATCTCCGACGCCGAAGTCGCCGAAATCACCCACACTATCGGCACGGGCCGCAGCGGCATCACCGTCAGGTTGATCGTGCGCAGGGTGCGTGACGCCAACTACCGCGACGGCTTGTTCCCCGTCTGGCGGTATCACCCCTTCGCCACCAATTCCGAGCTGTCCACAACCGAGGCCGATCTGGTCCACCGCCGCCACGCCATCATCGAAACCGTGATCTCCGACCTGATCGATGGCCCTCTGGCCCACCTGCCCTCGGGACACTTTCCCGCCAATACTGTCTGGGCGATCTGCGCCCAGATCGCCCACAACCTGCTGCGTGCCGCCGGAACCCTCACCGGATCACCACGGCACACCGTCGCCCGCGGCGCCACCCTGCGCCGCGACCTGGTCTGCGTTCCCGCCCGCTTCGCCCGGCCCGCCCGCAGGCCGGTCCTGCACCTCCCCGACCACTGGCCCTGGGAACAGTCATGGAAAACCCTGTGGCACAGCATCTTCGACACCAACAGCCACACCGCTGCGGCAACCACCTGA